The Mangrovibacterium diazotrophicum DNA window AATTGTATCTGATACCATGGAAAATACCGACCAGTTGAGATCGGTGTTGATAGGTCGCGGGTACTTGCCGGTATGGATGAATAGTGGGCAGGCTGCTGTATTGAAAGCTACACGCGAGAAGTTTGATTTGATCATTTTGGATGTTGAAATCTCGGATAAGAACGGGATTGAGATCAGCCGGAAAATTCAAAAGGAAGTTCAAACTCCTGGAGTTCCCTTGATTTTCATTACACCAGTGGAAGAAGAAGATCGCCTGTTGAAAATGTTCAAGCCCGGCGAGTTCGATTACGTTCAGAAACCTTTCAAATATGAAGAATTGATTATTCGAATTGAGCTTCATATGACACTCAGAAAGGTGCAGGAAGAACTGAAAAAATCGAGAGACGTTGCCGAGAAAGCCGCCAATGCAAAGTCATTGTTCCTCGCAAATATGTCCCATGAAATCCGAACACCGTTAAATGGTATTGTTGGGATGGTGGACATTATGAGGCAAACCAACCTCGATAAAGAACAGCGCGAATACCTCGATATCATTGAAATTTCAGGAGAGACCTTGCTGATGATCATCAACGACATTCTGGATTTCTCGAAAATTGAGGCGGGACAAATATCATTTGAAAAAATTGCATTTAATATCCGTAACGAGATTGAAAACGTGCGGAAATTACTGGCATACAAAATACAGCAAAGCAAACTCGATTTTTCGATAACGGTGAGTGACTCGGTTCCTGTTTTAATCACCGGGGATCCGCTTCGCCTGAAACAAATCCTGATAAACCTGCTTAACAACGCGTTCAAATTTACCGAAAAAGGCTTCGTGAAGCTCAATGTAAGCCTGGAAGGAATTACCA harbors:
- a CDS encoding response regulator; its protein translation is MADQKHSPTILIVSDTMENTDQLRSVLIGRGYLPVWMNSGQAAVLKATREKFDLIILDVEISDKNGIEISRKIQKEVQTPGVPLIFITPVEEEDRLLKMFKPGEFDYVQKPFKYEELIIRIELHMTLRKVQEELKKSRDVAEKAANAKSLFLANMSHEIRTPLNGIVGMVDIMRQTNLDKEQREYLDIIEISGETLLMIINDILDFSKIEAGQISFEKIAFNIRNEIENVRKLLAYKIQQSKLDFSITVSDSVPVLITGDPLRLKQILINLLNNAFKFTEKGFVKLNVSLEGITNNNYKLRFEIEDSGIGISNENQSKLFKSFTQADTSTTRRFGGTGLGLAICKRLTHMMKGEIGVESELGKGSLFWFTSVFEPVVSGKRPENPNAFVISGDGPLRILLAEDNEINAKVSMLCIRKLGHKVMLARNGIEALELFHDNEFDIVLMDVQMPGMDGVEATQEIRRIEKTSGVEKGIPIIAMTANKYSDDIRLFLKSGMNDHLGKPFKPTELDVVIKRNLNVREV